The Mucilaginibacter sp. PAMB04168 genome contains the following window.
CCGTCAATCAAACCTTATGATTTTTAATGTGTCATAGTTTTAAATTTAAAGATGATACATAAAGCTATTAAATGGATTATTCCGGTTACTTTGATCTTTGCCGGTTGCTATACCCAAAAGTCAGGAAATAAAGAAAACGTTAATGCGGGTGCCGGAAAGCTGGTAACGCGTTTGCAAATAGCAGCAAGATCTGCCAGTACAGAATCTGCTTTTTTATTGTTCACCGTAGTTAACAATACAGATAAAGCTCAGCGGTTTTGCAAATGGGAAACCCCGTTCGAACCCAGGTTGGGAAAATATTTCGAGATAGTGGATAACCAGGGAAATGAAGCTACATTTAAAGGTGCAATGGCCAGACGAGTAATGCCACCTCCGCCCGAAGCCTATATGATAGTTCCGGCACATGGAAGTGTCAAGACGACCATCAACCTGGCTAATAATTATGAATTAAAGGCTAAAAAATATACGGTGAGCTATACAGGTGGAGGCGTAAGTGGGCTGAATGCAGGAAATTTAGTAAAGCTAAATTTGAAGCGTCTTTAACATTACCGGCAGAGCCGACAGTTTATATTAAGCAAAATACGTTCTCCATATAAGAAGCGTAAAAGCACAAAAGAAGCTGCCTTAAGAGCGGCTTTTTTTGTGCAAAATATTTCGGACCATCGGTATGTTAGCGGCTCCTTGGCTTTGAAGCACTTTTATGCTTTTGCCGGTTTTGATCGAAATATTTATACACCCTGTAACATATCCTGAAGTGCCGTATCTAACCCGGCATAAATGAATAAAGGCCTTGTACCGGCCTGTTAACCATGACCACGTTTGAGGAAATATATGATTGTTATGCCCCGCAAATTTTTCGGGTTTGTTTGGGGTATACCAATGATGCAGATCGGGCTAAAGATCTGGTGCAGGAAACTTTTATATCGGTTTGGAAAAATCTGCACAGCTTTCGTAATCAGTCGCAGATAAGTACCTGGATATTCCGGATAGCTACTAATCATTGTTTGCGTGCCTTGGAAGTTGCCAAACGCATGCCTGCCGCAGAACTGCCATTTGATTTAGCCGAAACTAAGGAAGAGTCTCCGGAAGAAAAACTGAACTTTTTATACCGGTGCATTGCCGAATTGGACGAAACAGAGCGCATCATTATCTCGCTGGAGCTGGAGGGGTTGCCACAGGCCCAAATTGCAGAAGTGGTAGGGTTAAGTAATGGTAACGTAAGGGTGAAGGTTCATCGGATAAAAGAAAAGCTGGCTCAAAAATTTAAAGCAAATGGACAATTTAGATGATTTGAAAGCCATTTGGCATACGGCAAAAACAGAGAGTTTGCCTACATCAAAAGAGATGATGCAACTGGTTGGGAAGTTTCGCGGCCAAAAGCTGAAAAGGAAGTGGTTGGTTATTGTAATAGCTGCGTTTATTGGCTGCTTAATGTTAGCAGTGTTGGTAGTAACTCCCTTCAAGTTGTTTACCACTTATTTTGGCGGAGCATTAATAATTGCAGGCAGTGCTTTGCTGGCCGCTACCGAGATTAGGTCCCTAAAGCGTTTTAATAAGTTGAATGATTGTAGTAATCTGGAATTTCTGGCATTTATTGAAAAGACCAGGCAAAACCAAATCTTCTATTACAAAAAAACAATGGTAGTTATTGTTCTGCTTTGCTCAGTTGGCTGGGCGTTGTACATGTATGAGCCTGTTCAAAAATATCCCTTTTGGCGTGTTGGTATCTACACCGTTATGGCTATTTACCTGGCCGTTATGTGGTTTGTTGTTCGGCCACGCGCTTTTAAAAAAGATGGAGAAAAATTAAATGCCATTAAACAACGACTGGAAAGTAAAACCAAACAACTTCAATAATATGCAACATAGCGCCATTTCAAAACCTGCTATAGCCTACCTTGTTACAGGTTTGCTTATTGCAACACTTACGCCCTTAATTAGCCGTTATTTTCCATTACCCGATTCTCTGAAAGGATTTTTAACCGGTTTAGGCCTCGCGCTTGAATTTATTGCATTGGTTAAAATACAACGCAGTAAAAAAGTAAGCAGATGCGTTGCATCAAATTCAGGTTCAAAAATTTAATCAAATGTGCTCAGTAGGTGCTTTGCCAAACCTCTTTTTAAAGGAGTGCGAAAAGTGAGAAATACTTTCAAATCCGAGGTCGAGGTAGAATGCAGATGGCCTCATGTTCTTTTTTTCAATAAGGTGGCGGGCCTCAGTTAGTCGTTTTTCCTGTAGCCAGTGCCGGGGCGACATGCCAAAAGTCTTTTGAAAATCGCGCTTAAATCCGGCAAGGCTTCTTCCGGTGAGTTGCGCAAATTTTTCAACAGGAATGTTAAAGTGAAAATTGCTAAGCATAAATTTTTCGAGGTCTATTTTATACGGCTCTGAAAAATCGAATAGAAAGTCCTTCAGTTCGGGCATAATATGCAAAAGCAATAGTACAACTTCTTTCACCTTCAACATACCCACAGCGTTGGTTACCTTATCTTCAGAATGACGCACGTATGGCATTACCGATTGGAAAAACGCATGTAAAAAATCGTTTCCCGGAATTAGAATAGTTGGCGGGCCAACATATTTTTTTCCAGCTTGTATTTGCCCTTCCAACGCAATTTGCCTAAGCAAATCTTCTTTCAGGCATATGACTATAGTTTGGTAATCCTGGCCATCTAACGGCGTTTTGGTCAGTTCGCCCAGTTGGTTTCTTCGTATCAGTAGCATCTCACCCTGCTCCATAGAAAAACGTTCGGTAGCGGTTTCCATTGTAAACCGGCCCGAAACCTGCAATACCAGAGTGGTGTGTTCTAAAAAAGCAACCTTATCTTTTCGTACCGAAGCGTAGTACGAATAAAAGAGCACTCCCGGAATTATTTCGGTCGGATTTATCATTAGGTAAATATATAAAAGAGATGGGCCTTATGTAAAGCCCGTTCTCTTTTATCGCTGCAGGTATGTACCGCCAAGAATAGCGCCTGGCGCAAAGTTTGTGTTAAGGGCATTAATCTCTTCGGGAGTAAAAACAATTTCCATAGCCTGCATATTTTCGGGCAGACGCGATCTGCGACTCATACTCACCAATGGCATAATGTGATTACCTTGCGCATTTACCCAGGCTATGGCCAGCTGCGTTGGTGTAATTCCTTTATCTCTGGCTATTTGCTTTAACACTTCTACTTTTTCAAGATTTTTAACCAGGTTCTCGCCCTGAAAACGGGTGAAATGATTTTGATAAGCATCTGGTTCAAGAGGGGCTTTCATATCACCGCTGAGCAAGCCTTCGGCGGTGTTAGCAAAGGCCACAACACCTATACCCAATTCTTTAGCGGCAGGCAGCAAGTCGTTTTCTATCTGCCGATCAGCCAGCGAATAACCTATTTCTAATGCAGTTACCGGGTGTATTTCATTGGCCTTTCGCAGCTGGTCGGCTGTTATTTCAGAAACGCCCAGGTAACGCACCTTGCCTTCCTTAATCAGGTCGGCCACTGTTCCAATAACATCTTCCATAGGTACACTGTTGTCTATCCGGCACGGCTGGTAAAGGTCAATAGTATCAATGCCTAAACGCACTAATGAGTAGTTGATGAAGTTTTTAATGGCAACCGGGCGCAGGTCTAACCCCAGCATTTGGCTATTATAAAAAATAGCACCGAACTTTACACTGATGAAGGCATCGTCTCTCCGGCCTTTAATGGCTTTGCCAACCAGCAGTTCGTTATGTCCGGCACCGTAAAAATCTCCGGTATTTAAAAAGTTGATTCCACTGTCGAGCGCCGCCTGTATGGTTGCAATGCTTTCTGTTTCGTCTCTCACCGGGCTTCCAAAAACCGGCGACATGCGCATACAGCCTAAGCCAAGTTTAGATACAAGCGGACCATTTTGGCCAAGGTTTATTTTTGTGATGTTTGTCATAGCTGATTTGTTTTAACAATACAAAGATCGGCTTTATAGCTTGGGGCAGATTACGTTTACGGCTCAAATTGCTTGCCTGTATGGCTCAACTTTACGGTGCTTATTTAAGGTGTTTTCACAAGGAATTTAAGTAGTCGAGATATAAGGGAACACTTTTTTCAATCCATTCAGCAGAAGAATTGTATTCAATACCGTAGTAAGCAAACAGGGGCTTGTAATTGGCTTTCACGTACTCAAAAGACAATTCGAATGGTCGGGTTAATTCTGCCAGGGTATATTTGTATCGTTCGCCTGGTAAATATTCACGTTCATCAACTCCTGCAGAAACAGCCAGCGCAATTTTCTTTCCCGAAACTTTATAACCGCTTTTACTGCCATAAGCCCAACCATGCGTTAAAACCTCGTCTAACCATTTCTTAAAAAGCGCAGGGCAATTGAACCAGTACAAAGGAAACTGAAAAACAATTTTATCGTATTGCTCTATCAGCTTTTGTTCTGCCGGCACGTTAATTTTCTCATCCGGGTATAATTCATACAATTGATGAATAACGTATTTGTCGGGGAATTTTTGTAGTTCTTCAACCCATCTCTTGTTAACAGCTGAGCTTTTAATGTCGGGGTGGATAACAATTATCAATGTTTTCATCGCAATAATTCAAAAATTATGTAACGAAAATAAAGCGCGTTACCTGAACTTTGTACATTGCCAACCCATTGTAATGTACTATAAAAAATGTAAGTAATGTCCAAGATCAAAGAAACATCAACCAATTTTGCCAACAAACAAGCCTTAGCCAATGAGTGTTCCGAAGTGCATGCTGCTAACATTATAGGCGGGCGATGGGCTTTGGTTATCTGTTCCTGGTTAATAAATGGAAAACTTAGGTTTGGCGAATTGAAAAGGTTTTTGCCAAACATAACCGAACGGATGTTGACGTTGCAATTGCGGAAATTGGAGAAAGATAAAATTGTAAAAAGAACAGTTTATGCTGAAGTGCCGCCGCGGGTAGAATACGAACTTACTCCAATAGGTTATGAACTGAAACCTGTTATTCAGGAACTTGAAAAGTGGGGTGTGAAACATAAAGAGTTGGGGTAAAAAAAGCCTGTTTAACAACTATAGCCCCGGTTTATAAAAATTCTAATAGTAGCCAGTAGTGCCAGGCAGCTTTATTAAAAACAATTTGCGTTGTGCCTGCTTATTTTGTGGTAAACAAAAGCTTTGACAGCAGAAATTCTAAGACAGCAGATAGAAAAGATTGTAAAACTCACAGACGATGAGTTTCACTTTGTGCTATCTCATTTTTCAGCTAAAAGCTTTAAAAAGCATCAGTATGTTGTACAGGCAGGGTATGCTGCGCCGAATGACCATTTTGTTGTAAAAGGACTTTTAAGGTCTTTTTACCTTGATGAATCGGGCAAAACGCACATTTTGCAATTTGCTATGGAAGACTGGTGGATCTCCGATCCGCAGGCTTATCATAACAGCGAGGCCGCTACTTTAAACATCGACTGCCTGGAGGACACCCAGGTTTATGTCATCTCTTTAGAGAACCGGGAGAAACTTTGTGCAGATTCCAGAAAGATGGAGTATTTCTTTAGGAAGAAAACCCAGGCTGGCTATATAGCTTTACAAAAACGTATCCAATCGTTAATGAGCCAGAGCGCCAAAGAACGGTACGATCAGTTCGTTCATTTGTACCCGCAGCTATCGCAGCGGCTACCTAAAGTTCAAATTGCTTCATATTTGGGTATTTCGCGTGAAACACTGAGCCGTATGGCCGATAGTTGAGTGATTTACCTCACTTTATTTTTGTGAGCTATGTCCTATTTCCTCGCTGCGTAATGAACGAATTTTGTTGGCATAAAAATCTAAGATCATTACTATGGAAAATATAGCATTAGTAGTTGGTGCAAGTGGCATCACAGGCAGTAATCTGGCCAAAAAACTAATCTCAAAAGGTTGGAAAACCTATGGCCTGGCCCGTAACCCCGACCATGAAATTAAAGACCTGCAGCCCGTTGCAGCCGATCTGCTGAATGTAGACAGCCTCAAATCAGCCTTAGCCGAAGTAGCGCCAACGCATGTATATATTACCAGCTGGATGCGTAATGAAACCGAAGCGGAAAACATAAGAGTGAACAGCCTGATGGTTCGGAACCTTTTAGAGGTGCTTACCCAAAACGAAAAGCAGTCTGTACAGCACGTAGCGCTGGTAACCGGTTTAAAACATTACCTCGGGCCGTTTGAGGCTTATGCTAAAGAGGGCTTTTTACCCGAAACGCCTTTGAGGGAAGAGCACCCGAGGTTGGATATAGAAAACTTTTATTACGCCCAGGAAGACGAGGTTTACGCAGCCGCCGCGCGTGCTGGTTTTACCTGGAGCATACACCGCCCGCATACCGTTATAGGTAAGGCCGTAGGCAATATGATGAATTTGGGCACTACCTTAGCCGTATATGCCACTATTTGTAAAGAAACTGGCCGCCCATTCATCTGGCCCGGCTCTGCGGCACAATGGAACGGCCTGTCGGATGTTACCGACGCCAGGGTATTGGCAGAACATCTCATTTGGGCATCAACCACAGAGGCCGCCCGTAATGAGGCATTTAATGTGGTTAATGGCGACGTGTTTCGTTGGAGCTGGTTGTGGAAACAACTGGCCGCTTATTTTGGAATAGATGCCGTGGGTTATGAAGGGACTATCCGCCCGTTGGAGGTAGAAATTGCTAACGACGGACCGCTTTGGCTGCAAATTGCTGAACGGTATAATTTAAAAGAGCCTAACTTAGCACGG
Protein-coding sequences here:
- a CDS encoding protease; amino-acid sequence: MIHKAIKWIIPVTLIFAGCYTQKSGNKENVNAGAGKLVTRLQIAARSASTESAFLLFTVVNNTDKAQRFCKWETPFEPRLGKYFEIVDNQGNEATFKGAMARRVMPPPPEAYMIVPAHGSVKTTINLANNYELKAKKYTVSYTGGGVSGLNAGNLVKLNLKRL
- a CDS encoding aldo/keto reductase; translated protein: MTNITKINLGQNGPLVSKLGLGCMRMSPVFGSPVRDETESIATIQAALDSGINFLNTGDFYGAGHNELLVGKAIKGRRDDAFISVKFGAIFYNSQMLGLDLRPVAIKNFINYSLVRLGIDTIDLYQPCRIDNSVPMEDVIGTVADLIKEGKVRYLGVSEITADQLRKANEIHPVTALEIGYSLADRQIENDLLPAAKELGIGVVAFANTAEGLLSGDMKAPLEPDAYQNHFTRFQGENLVKNLEKVEVLKQIARDKGITPTQLAIAWVNAQGNHIMPLVSMSRRSRLPENMQAMEIVFTPEEINALNTNFAPGAILGGTYLQR
- a CDS encoding AraC family transcriptional regulator, which encodes MINPTEIIPGVLFYSYYASVRKDKVAFLEHTTLVLQVSGRFTMETATERFSMEQGEMLLIRRNQLGELTKTPLDGQDYQTIVICLKEDLLRQIALEGQIQAGKKYVGPPTILIPGNDFLHAFFQSVMPYVRHSEDKVTNAVGMLKVKEVVLLLLHIMPELKDFLFDFSEPYKIDLEKFMLSNFHFNIPVEKFAQLTGRSLAGFKRDFQKTFGMSPRHWLQEKRLTEARHLIEKKNMRPSAFYLDLGFESISHFSHSFKKRFGKAPTEHI
- a CDS encoding Crp/Fnr family transcriptional regulator, which encodes MTAEILRQQIEKIVKLTDDEFHFVLSHFSAKSFKKHQYVVQAGYAAPNDHFVVKGLLRSFYLDESGKTHILQFAMEDWWISDPQAYHNSEAATLNIDCLEDTQVYVISLENREKLCADSRKMEYFFRKKTQAGYIALQKRIQSLMSQSAKERYDQFVHLYPQLSQRLPKVQIASYLGISRETLSRMADS
- a CDS encoding RNA polymerase sigma factor yields the protein MTTFEEIYDCYAPQIFRVCLGYTNDADRAKDLVQETFISVWKNLHSFRNQSQISTWIFRIATNHCLRALEVAKRMPAAELPFDLAETKEESPEEKLNFLYRCIAELDETERIIISLELEGLPQAQIAEVVGLSNGNVRVKVHRIKEKLAQKFKANGQFR
- a CDS encoding winged helix-turn-helix transcriptional regulator, whose product is MSKIKETSTNFANKQALANECSEVHAANIIGGRWALVICSWLINGKLRFGELKRFLPNITERMLTLQLRKLEKDKIVKRTVYAEVPPRVEYELTPIGYELKPVIQELEKWGVKHKELG
- a CDS encoding NAD(P)H-dependent oxidoreductase codes for the protein MKTLIIVIHPDIKSSAVNKRWVEELQKFPDKYVIHQLYELYPDEKINVPAEQKLIEQYDKIVFQFPLYWFNCPALFKKWLDEVLTHGWAYGSKSGYKVSGKKIALAVSAGVDEREYLPGERYKYTLAELTRPFELSFEYVKANYKPLFAYYGIEYNSSAEWIEKSVPLYLDYLNSL
- a CDS encoding SDR family oxidoreductase, which gives rise to MENIALVVGASGITGSNLAKKLISKGWKTYGLARNPDHEIKDLQPVAADLLNVDSLKSALAEVAPTHVYITSWMRNETEAENIRVNSLMVRNLLEVLTQNEKQSVQHVALVTGLKHYLGPFEAYAKEGFLPETPLREEHPRLDIENFYYAQEDEVYAAAARAGFTWSIHRPHTVIGKAVGNMMNLGTTLAVYATICKETGRPFIWPGSAAQWNGLSDVTDARVLAEHLIWASTTEAARNEAFNVVNGDVFRWSWLWKQLAAYFGIDAVGYEGTIRPLEVEIANDGPLWLQIAERYNLKEPNLARLASAWHTDLDLGRPIEVMTDMSKSRKLGFTVFQRTDESFYDLFAQLRAGKLIP